The DNA sequence CGGCAGCGGCCGGTGAGGACGGCGGCAGGTCGAGCCGGGCCATCCCGATCTGCATGGTCAGGGCCACCAGGCGCTGCTGGGCGATGTCGTGCAGGTCACGCTCGATGCGCAGCCGTTCGACGTCGAACGCGTGCACCAGCCGGGTCCGGGACCGGGCCACCTCGACCAGTTCCTCGGACCGCTCCGGGTACAGCAGCATCCGGGCCAGCGCGGCGTGCGCGCCGCCGAACAACGCGCTCAGGTAGAGCAGGGCCGGGATCAGCAGCAGCCCGCCGCCGGCGCGTGCGACGATGCCGGGCAGCGAGTCGGCGACCGAGATCCGGTGCTCCACCGACAGCGGCGTCGACACGACGAGCAGCCCGACGATCCCGAGCACGCCGAGCCAGATCGGTCCGACGACGCCGAGCAGGACCATGTAGGCCACGGCCCGCCAGGTGGCCGGGTCGGTGTAGAGCGCGCCGCGACGCCCGGGCGGCGGTGGGGTGTCACCGGCGAGCCGCAGCCGCCACCGCTCGGCCCGGGCCATGGAGAGCGCCAACCGCGGCCCCAGCAGCGCGAGCAGGCCCACCCCGATCAGCCCGAGGCAGGCCGCCACGATCAGGTAGTCACCGGTGCGCCCGGCGGTCAGGATCACGGCGGCCGAGATCAGCGGTGTCAGCGGCACCGCCAGCACGAGCCACAGCAGGCCGGCGGCCACCGCCGTCGTGGAGGAGTAGGCGAAGCCACGCCACGACCAGGCCGAGAGCAGGAACCGTCGCCCGGTCACCGCCCTGAGCAGCGTGTCTGTCATGTGCCCAGGTTAGGGGGCCGTCTTCGGCCGTGACAGCACGCTGGGACGACCCTCGGGGTAGACCTAGCACTACGTGTCGCGCCAGCTCAGAGGCTGTCCGGGCGGGACAGCGCCGGGTGCCGGTCGCCCGGCGCCGCGGACCAGGGCCCGGCGTCGTCGGTCACCACGGCGCTGATCCCGGGGAGCACGAGCAGGTCGTGGCCGACGTGCTGGCGCAGCCGGGCATGGTGGGCAGGCTACCGGCCGCCCTGCCGGTGCCGGCGGAGCATCCCGGCGGCCAGCGTCGCGCCGTCCAGGTCCCCGGCGGCGACGCGCCCGGCGACGGTCCGCCGCACCAGCCGGTCGGCCAGCGCCGGCGCGTGCCGGGCCACCGCCAGCTCCAGCCGGCCGCGCCGGGTGGTGGCCACGTCCCGGGGCGCGCGGCGGGCGGCGGCGGCGCGCAGGATCGCCGCGACCACGCCCTCGACCGGCTCCGGGCGGGACACGCCGCTCAGCGACAGCCCGGCCGCGACGGTGCTGTCGTGGATCGGGGAGGCGACCATGCTGGGGTAGACGACGGTGACCCCGACGTGGGTGCCGACCTCGTGGCGCAGCGCGTCGGCGTACGCGACCAGCGCGCGTTTGCTCACCCCGTACGCGGCGGCGAGGGGCAGCGGCAGCACGGCCATCCGGCTGGCCACGAAGACCACCCGGCCGTGGGCGGCCTCCAGGGCGGGCAGCGCCGCGGCGGTGGTCCGCCAGGCGGCGAGCAGGTTCACCTCGATCTGCCGGCGTACCACCTCGTCCGGGGGCAGTTCGGCGGGGGCGGGCCCACCGACGCCGGCGTTGTTGATCAGCAGGTCCAGCCCGCCGAGCCGCGTGACGGCGGCGGCCACCGCGTCGGGTGTGGCCGCCGGGTCGGTCAGGTCGACGCCGAGCACCGGTGGCGTGGCGTCGGCGTCGGCGTGCAGGTCCAGCCCGATCACGTGCGCGCCGGCGGCGGTCAGCGCGGCGCCGAGGCGCCGGCCGAACGTGCCGCGTGCGCCGGTGACCAGCACCCGCCGGCCGGCCAGCGCGTTCACCGGGCCGCTCCGGCCCGGCGCC is a window from the Micromonospora sp. DSM 45708 genome containing:
- a CDS encoding SDR family NAD(P)-dependent oxidoreductase codes for the protein MNALAGRRVLVTGARGTFGRRLGAALTAAGAHVIGLDLHADADATPPVLGVDLTDPAATPDAVAAAVTRLGGLDLLINNAGVGGPAPAELPPDEVVRRQIEVNLLAAWRTTAAALPALEAAHGRVVFVASRMAVLPLPLAAAYGVSKRALVAYADALRHEVGTHVGVTVVYPSMVASPIHDSTVAAGLSLSGVSRPEPVEGVVAAILRAAAARRAPRDVATTRRGRLELAVARHAPALADRLVRRTVAGRVAAGDLDGATLAAGMLRRHRQGGR
- a CDS encoding sensor histidine kinase, whose product is MTDTLLRAVTGRRFLLSAWSWRGFAYSSTTAVAAGLLWLVLAVPLTPLISAAVILTAGRTGDYLIVAACLGLIGVGLLALLGPRLALSMARAERWRLRLAGDTPPPPGRRGALYTDPATWRAVAYMVLLGVVGPIWLGVLGIVGLLVVSTPLSVEHRISVADSLPGIVARAGGGLLLIPALLYLSALFGGAHAALARMLLYPERSEELVEVARSRTRLVHAFDVERLRIERDLHDIAQQRLVALTMQIGMARLDLPPSSPAAAAMASAHEQAKTLMAELRNLIRGISPRTLRELGLRAAVEELAAASCLEVRVDVAPSRLPAEVEAVAYAAISEALANAVKHAAASEVTVTARRAAERLVVEVRDEGGGGADPGRGSGLTGLADRAAAAGGRLLMSSPPGGPTILRVELPCAS